In Bacteriovorax stolpii, a single genomic region encodes these proteins:
- a CDS encoding SDR family NAD(P)-dependent oxidoreductase has translation MEESQFALITGTSSGLGFEMAEFLLEEGYTVIGVSRRGTAIDNPNFIDIICDIKDEASVEEMYELIGNHTNELHMIVLNAGIFEMSPLVETSTKEFTDHLTTNVVGAFHILKHSSDFIVEDETHIVTVSSIASKKGLANISAYSASKFALNGMIESLREEWAHLGVRFSTLMPGAIATPIWEEGDMDLPRDQMMGVDDFMHVFQMVTRSPRHVQFPEIVFLHKKGIVK, from the coding sequence ATGGAAGAAAGTCAATTCGCTCTTATCACCGGAACTTCATCCGGCCTCGGCTTTGAAATGGCCGAGTTCCTTCTGGAAGAAGGCTATACAGTCATCGGTGTTTCTCGCCGAGGCACAGCTATTGATAATCCAAACTTTATCGACATTATCTGCGACATCAAAGACGAAGCATCTGTTGAAGAAATGTATGAACTCATTGGCAATCACACCAATGAATTGCATATGATTGTTTTAAATGCCGGTATCTTTGAAATGTCTCCATTAGTGGAAACATCAACCAAAGAATTTACAGATCACCTTACAACTAACGTTGTAGGAGCTTTCCATATCCTGAAGCACTCAAGTGACTTCATTGTTGAAGATGAAACTCATATTGTAACGGTCTCTTCTATTGCTTCTAAAAAAGGATTGGCCAATATTTCGGCCTACAGTGCTTCGAAGTTTGCCTTAAATGGAATGATTGAATCTCTAAGAGAAGAGTGGGCGCATTTAGGTGTGCGTTTCTCAACTCTAATGCCAGGGGCGATCGCTACACCGATTTGGGAAGAAGGCGATATGGATCTTCCACGCGATCAAATGATGGGTGTAGATGATTTTATGCATGTTTTTCAAATGGTCACTAGAAGCCCGCGACATGTTCAATTCCCAGAGATTGTTTTTTTACATAAAAAAGGAATCGTAAAATGA
- the rny gene encoding ribonuclease Y translates to MNISVILAAVLFAVIGAVIGYVVKNAQVQKDIKEKEGKGNDIIEKAKKSADEIKYKARQEAKEIAREEKEKSDREINNRTNEIKNQERELAKKDATLDRKIEEHDKEVKVLKEKEIAFEVSKKLHEEEATKLKKKQDEFSDRLAQVAQMTKEEAKSELLRAMEEEARVDFSKVLRRIEEETKEEAEAKSKRIVGIAIQRFAGEYVGEKTIGSVELPSDDVKGRLIGREGRNIRAFEQICGVDLIIDDTPEVVVISSFNVVRKEIARMVIQKLIADGRIHPAKIEEFHDKSKAEMERQLRDLGEKAQMEIGVHGIHPEILKLVGALQWRTSYTQNQYQHAIEAAFVCGAMAAELGLNVKQARRAALLHDVGKVIDASAEGSHAVVGADFLKKYGESPDIVHAVRAHHDDEKPESVLAHLVAAADALSGARPGARKAMMESYVSRLTDIEEIVNSFEGVSKSYAISGGREVRVFVENDRVTDEETVMLSRDIAKKIEEEMSYPGTIKITVLRETKAVGIAK, encoded by the coding sequence ATGAATATTTCGGTAATCTTGGCAGCTGTTCTGTTTGCCGTAATCGGAGCCGTGATTGGCTACGTGGTAAAGAACGCCCAAGTTCAAAAAGATATCAAAGAAAAAGAAGGCAAAGGAAACGATATCATCGAAAAGGCGAAGAAGTCTGCTGATGAAATCAAGTACAAAGCCCGTCAGGAAGCAAAAGAGATCGCGCGTGAAGAAAAAGAAAAATCAGACCGCGAAATCAACAACCGTACTAACGAAATTAAAAACCAAGAGCGCGAATTAGCTAAAAAAGACGCGACTCTTGACCGCAAAATCGAAGAGCACGACAAAGAAGTAAAAGTTTTAAAAGAAAAAGAAATCGCTTTTGAAGTTTCTAAAAAACTTCACGAAGAAGAAGCAACTAAACTTAAAAAGAAACAAGATGAGTTCTCTGATCGCCTTGCTCAGGTTGCTCAAATGACAAAAGAAGAAGCTAAGAGTGAACTACTTCGCGCAATGGAAGAAGAAGCTCGCGTAGACTTCTCTAAAGTACTAAGAAGAATCGAAGAAGAAACAAAAGAAGAAGCAGAAGCTAAATCAAAAAGAATCGTGGGAATTGCCATTCAAAGATTCGCCGGTGAATACGTTGGCGAAAAAACTATCGGTTCGGTTGAACTTCCAAGTGACGATGTTAAAGGTCGCTTAATCGGTCGTGAAGGACGTAACATCCGTGCATTCGAACAAATCTGTGGTGTGGATCTTATCATCGACGATACTCCAGAAGTTGTTGTTATCTCTTCTTTCAACGTTGTAAGAAAAGAAATCGCCAGAATGGTTATCCAGAAGCTTATTGCCGATGGACGTATCCACCCAGCTAAAATCGAAGAATTTCATGACAAATCAAAAGCTGAAATGGAAAGACAGCTTCGCGACCTGGGTGAAAAAGCTCAGATGGAAATCGGAGTTCACGGTATCCACCCTGAAATCCTAAAACTTGTTGGAGCTCTTCAGTGGAGAACTTCATACACTCAAAACCAATATCAACATGCTATTGAAGCTGCATTCGTTTGTGGAGCTATGGCCGCTGAACTTGGACTAAACGTAAAACAGGCTCGTCGTGCAGCTCTTCTTCACGATGTAGGTAAAGTAATTGATGCTTCAGCTGAAGGATCACACGCGGTTGTTGGTGCTGACTTCCTGAAGAAATATGGAGAGTCTCCAGATATCGTTCACGCAGTTCGCGCTCACCACGATGATGAAAAACCAGAATCAGTTCTTGCTCACCTTGTAGCAGCAGCAGATGCTCTCTCTGGAGCTCGTCCAGGCGCACGTAAAGCAATGATGGAATCATACGTATCTCGCCTAACGGACATTGAAGAAATCGTAAACAGCTTCGAAGGTGTTTCGAAGTCATACGCAATCTCTGGTGGACGCGAAGTAAGAGTTTTCGTAGAAAACGATCGTGTAACAGATGAGGAAACAGTCATGCTTTCTCGCGACATCGCTAAGAAGATCGAAGAAGAGATGTCATACCCTGGAACAATTAAGATCACAGTACTAAGAGAAACAAAAGCGGTAGGGATCGCGAAGTAA
- a CDS encoding 5-formyltetrahydrofolate cyclo-ligase codes for MGTKTELRLALKQKLGVLNESEQLKLSQKLSSNLRQLLNDLGVIQKNLVIGVYAPIEREPKWFTSLDESFHKLTAYPAFESGVMLFKKATLSELVESQDFGVTIFGPKAQAQVVEPQVLLIPGLGFGTKGERLGRGKGFYDRYLESHPVIKIGVAFEMQMENDIPTEAHDIKMDFVVTDQEVYITNR; via the coding sequence TTGGGAACGAAAACAGAACTTCGATTAGCGCTTAAGCAAAAACTCGGAGTCCTGAATGAGTCAGAGCAACTTAAGTTAAGTCAGAAGTTGTCTTCAAATCTCCGCCAGCTCTTAAACGACCTTGGCGTTATTCAAAAAAATTTAGTTATTGGAGTTTATGCTCCCATCGAGCGCGAACCAAAATGGTTCACATCTCTTGATGAGAGTTTTCATAAACTGACGGCTTACCCCGCCTTCGAATCAGGTGTGATGCTTTTTAAAAAGGCAACCCTCTCTGAGCTTGTTGAAAGTCAGGATTTTGGGGTGACAATCTTTGGGCCTAAAGCACAGGCTCAGGTTGTAGAACCTCAGGTGCTTTTGATTCCAGGTCTAGGCTTTGGAACAAAGGGCGAAAGGTTGGGCCGTGGGAAAGGGTTTTACGACAGGTATCTCGAGTCGCATCCGGTGATTAAGATCGGAGTCGCTTTTGAGATGCAGATGGAAAATGACATCCCAACTGAAGCACATGACATAAAAATGGATTTCGTGGTCACTGACCAGGAAGTATATATAACCAATCGATAG
- the ftsY gene encoding signal recognition particle-docking protein FtsY, whose amino-acid sequence MDWLYVVVGLLVIALAFLVFKKKPKTPELPKKEETPTLTTKAPAEEKAPVAQAETTPAPTPAPTPAPAPKKEISFSDRLKLGLSRSRQEVWGKLSGLFSGPKLDDDAIESIEELLYSADIGTATVSELIEEVKKKTKEGELDENSFKSFLFNFLKDKMKPIQETVDRSLYTFNKNESGKTKVIMVVGVNGAGKTTTIGKLATKLRAQGASVVVGACDTFRAAAVDQLQVWCDRAGATMIRAKEGANPSGVGYDALQAAMNVNADYCILDTAGRLHTKENLMDELAKSKNVLKKLDPTAPHQILLVIDAITGQNALRQAEEFHKTLDLTGLIFTKCDGSSKAGSAVTLVSQLKLPIAYIGVGETAEDLDVFNVDDYLNALLGN is encoded by the coding sequence ATGGATTGGTTATACGTTGTCGTCGGGCTCTTGGTTATCGCTCTTGCATTTTTAGTTTTTAAGAAAAAACCAAAAACTCCTGAACTGCCAAAAAAAGAAGAAACTCCTACGCTGACAACGAAAGCTCCGGCCGAAGAAAAAGCTCCAGTTGCTCAAGCTGAAACAACTCCAGCTCCAACACCTGCGCCGACTCCGGCACCGGCCCCGAAAAAAGAAATTTCATTCAGCGATAGGTTGAAACTTGGTTTGAGCCGCTCTCGCCAGGAAGTGTGGGGAAAACTATCAGGACTATTCTCTGGCCCAAAACTAGATGACGATGCCATCGAATCAATCGAAGAGCTTCTTTATAGCGCGGATATTGGAACGGCCACTGTTTCAGAGCTGATTGAAGAGGTAAAAAAGAAAACCAAAGAAGGCGAGTTGGATGAAAACAGCTTCAAGTCTTTCTTGTTTAATTTCCTGAAAGACAAAATGAAGCCGATTCAGGAAACAGTTGATCGCTCACTTTATACTTTTAATAAAAACGAATCAGGTAAAACAAAAGTCATTATGGTTGTCGGTGTTAATGGTGCCGGAAAAACAACGACGATTGGAAAGCTCGCGACAAAACTTCGCGCTCAAGGGGCGAGTGTTGTTGTTGGGGCCTGCGATACATTCAGAGCTGCTGCTGTCGATCAGTTACAGGTTTGGTGTGACCGTGCAGGAGCTACGATGATTAGGGCTAAAGAAGGGGCTAACCCATCGGGAGTTGGTTATGACGCTCTTCAAGCTGCTATGAATGTGAATGCTGATTACTGTATTCTCGACACAGCAGGGCGACTTCATACGAAAGAAAACCTGATGGACGAGCTTGCTAAGAGTAAAAACGTTTTAAAGAAACTTGATCCTACAGCTCCTCATCAAATTCTATTGGTGATTGATGCAATCACTGGTCAAAATGCTCTTCGTCAAGCAGAGGAGTTCCATAAGACTCTAGACTTAACTGGCCTGATTTTCACTAAATGCGATGGCTCTTCGAAGGCCGGAAGTGCTGTGACTCTTGTCTCTCAGTTAAAACTTCCAATTGCTTACATTGGAGTAGGGGAAACAGCTGAGGATTTAGATGTCTTCAATGTGGATGACTACTTGAATGCTCTTCTTGGAAACTAA